One Portunus trituberculatus isolate SZX2019 chromosome 43, ASM1759143v1, whole genome shotgun sequence DNA segment encodes these proteins:
- the LOC123517930 gene encoding uncharacterized protein LOC123517930 has protein sequence MKLSVVVCVGVVILLPFAHAVFLVASGSSAASSTVGITLGASGGAAAALGVAGLVAGALVLGGLALAASRNKRDVSSHCLPSSSPELILELAASADQLGCGLRLVCELEATPDDALSTDELLILNLFGRQVKPVTFSQMKNAKSSFQYAALVGSRAKSVAECGQVFDQCPFDHRTIMGAFNATK, from the exons ATGAAACTGTCAGTCGTCGTTTGTGTGGGCGTCGTCATCCTCCTGCCCTTCGCTCATGCTGTCTTCCTGGTGGCCAGCGGCTCCTCTGCCGCCTCCAGTACCGTCGGCATAACTTTGGGCGCCTCAGGCGGCGCCGCCGCAGCCTTAGGTGTGGCAGGGTTGGTGGCTGGTGCTCTGGTGCTGGGCGGTCTGGCGCTCGCTGCCAGCCGCAACAAGCGTGACGTGTCCAGCCACTGCCTGCCGTCATCCAGCCCAGAGCTGATCTTAGAACTGGCCGCCAGCGCTGACCAGCTGGGCTGCGGCCTGAGGCTGGTGTGTGAGCTGGAGGCCACGCCTGACGACGCCCTCTCCACGGACGAGCTGCTCATCCTCAATCTCTTTGG GAGGCAGGTGAAGCCCGTCACCTTCTCCCAGATGAAGAACGCCAAGTCGAGCTTTCAGTACGCGGCGCTGGTGGGCTCCCGGGCGAAGAGCGTGGCCGAGTGTGGCCAAGTGTTCGACCAGTGCCCCTTCGACCACCGCACCATCATGGGGGCATTCAACGCCACCAAGTAG
- the LOC123517929 gene encoding uncharacterized protein LOC123517929 yields the protein MKLSIVISLAVVVLLPLAHAIFLMESAGASATATFTSAGLALGTAGGSSAGPLGAAVVVVGALLLGGLVLAGAGGRIKREVPSYCLPTSSPELLLELAASADQLGCGLRLVCELEATPDDALSTDELLILNLFGRQVKPVTFSQMKNAKSSFQYAALVGSRAKSVAECGQVFDQCPFDRRTIMGAFNATT from the exons ATGAAACTGTCCATTGTCATTTCCCTTGCCGTGGTGGTTCTCCTGCCTCTGGCCCACGCCATCTTCCTCATGGAATCAGCAGGCGCCTCCGCTACCGCCACTTTCACCAGTGCTGGATTAGCTCTGGGCACAGCTGGCGGTAGCTCCGCTGGTCCCTTGGgagctgctgtggtggtggtgggtgcctTACTGCTGGGCGGCCTGGTGCTGGCAGGAGCTGGAGGCCGCATCAAGCGAGAAGTGCCCAGCTACTGTCTGCCGACCTCTAGTCCAGAATTGCTCCTAGAACTGGCCGCCAGCGCTGACCAGCTGGGCTGCGGCCTGAGGCTGGTGTGTGAGCTGGAGGCCACGCCTGACGACGCCCTCTCCACGGACGAGCTGCTCATCCTCAATCTCTTTGG GAGGCAGGTGAAGCCCGTCACCTTCTCTCAGATGAAGAACGCCAAGTCAAGCTTCCAGTACGCGGCGCTGGTGGGCTCCCGGGCGAAGAGTGTGGCCGAGTGTGGCCAAGTGTTCGACCAGTGTCCCTTCGACCGCCGCACCATCATGGGGGCATTCAACGCTACAACCTAA
- the LOC123517928 gene encoding uncharacterized protein LOC123517928 produces MSPTLMYAGGHWRVWLYNGEFLKQCQSSPTLASTTTKMNGLLASGLLVASTLVAVTDSAVVVTGTAVTVGAGSALAAGALAVGAVAIGAKVIALKAKRLRGKRQAPDCVSFDNPETYFALAANGDFLDCGRRFVCELEATPEENLASEELLIRNLFGRGFISTNASAGNYYAEAAAIGAANGAGACVDAFSKCPFDRKTLFLAYQEAQTAQ; encoded by the exons ATGAGTCCGACCTTGATGTATGCTGGAGGACATTGGAGAGTCTGGCTATATAATggagagtttctgaagcagtgtcAGTCCTCTCCGACactcgcctccaccaccaccaag ATGAACGGTCTCCTTGCCAGCGGCCTCCTCGTGGCCTCCACCCTCGTCGCCGTCACCGACTCTGCTGTTGTCGTTACTGGCACTGCCGTCACGGTTGGAGCAGGAAGTGCTCTTGCTGCTGGTGCTCTTGCTGTTGGTGCCGTGGCTATTGGGGCAAAGGTAATCGCCCTCAAGGCCAAGCGTCTTCGCGGCAAGCGCCAGGCTCCCGATTGCGTCTCCTTCGACAACCCTGAAACGTACTTTGCTCTGGCCGCCAACGGAGATTTTCTGGATTGCGGGCGCCGCTTCGTGTGCGAGCTGGAGGCCACGCCCGAGGAGAACCTGGCCAGCGAGGAGCTGCTCATCCGTAACCTGTTCGG ACGAGGCTTCATCTCCACCAACGCAAGCGCAGGCAACTACTACGCTGAGGCCGCCGCTATCGGAGCCGCCAACGGTGCTGGCGCCTGCGTCGACGCCTTCTCCAAGTGCCCCTTCGACCGCAAGACTCTCTTCCTGGCGTACCAGGAGGCGCAGACGGCCCAGTGA
- the LOC123517927 gene encoding chondroadherin-like protein produces MKFRQLMWAAWAWWVFLTACAWAESGVDEGVECPCGLEPAYDNVPGGGEGNLLWNCRDLLLPEVPTACWAIHSNVTQVDLFNNHITTIRKGDFDALWNLHYINTFMGHLSTVEEGSLRGLTHLQHLDLGYSFLKEVPEEVSYLTQLQVLALEYNYITEVPVEVIKPLVNLQWLSLVRNHVQAIPELDFLPHLTWLDLEANELTALPATLFGDLLFPCKLWINDNPLSDVAARTLLPLPGGSEIRTNASVAIWARDDGENSQLLAREWHVYDKELNELDLNTMIHRCDQEPHDPDDTHPCHM; encoded by the exons ATGAAATTCCGACAACTCATGTGGGCGGCGTGGGCGTGGTGGGTGTTTCTGACGGCATGTGCGTGGGCGGAGAGCGGTGTGGATGAGGGTGTTGAGTGTCCCTGCGGTCTGGAGCCAGCCTACGATAATGTCCCTGGCGGCGGCGAGGGTAATCTCTTATGGAACTGTCGTGACCTGCTGCTGCCTGAGGTGCCCACCGCGTGCTGGGCCATCCACTCCAACGTGAcgcag GTGGACCTCTTCAacaaccacatcaccaccattcgTAAAGGTGATTTTGACGCGCTCTGGAACCTACACTACATCAACACCTTCATGGGCCACCTCAGCACGGTGGAGGAAGGCTCGCTGCGGGGACTCACACATCTCCAACACCTGGATCTCGGCTACAGTTTCTTGAAGGAGGTTCCTGAAGAAGTGAGCTACCTTACTCAGCTGCAGGTGTTGGCACTCGAGTACAATTATATCACAGAGGTGCCCGTGGAGGTGATCAAACCGCTTGTCAATCTCCAATGGCTCAGCCTTGTCCGTAATCATGTCCAGGCAATACCAGAGCTGgatttccttcctcaccttacttGGCTAGACCTGGAGGCCAACGAGCTGACTGCCCTGCCGGCGACGCTATTCGGAGACCTGCTGTTCCCCTGCAAGCTCTGGATCAACGACAACCCGCTCAGTGATGTGGCCGCCAGGACGCTGCTTCCCCTGCCTGGCGGAAGCGAGATCCGAACCAACGCCTCGGTGGCCATCTGGGCGCGAGACGACGGGGAGAACTCACAGCTTCTGGCGAGAGAGTGGCACGTGTACGACAAGGAACTGAACGAGCTGGACCTGAACACCATGATCCACAGGTGTGACCAGGAGCCGCACGACCCAGACGACACACACCCATGCCACATGTGA